ATGCCGCGGCTGCGGCAATGCTTTGCAACGCGCACGTCCTCGAGCAGGCCGCGCGAGCCGCCCTGCGAGCTGACGCCCGGCAGAACAGCCAATTGCAGGCAGCCGACGACGGTCCCGTCGCCGTCGACGGCGACGACGAGCTGCAAATTGGGATCACGATCGACCCGCTCGAACGCCTGGTAGTAGCTTTGCGGTAGCGGATCCTCGATCCGCTCGCGCGCGCTGCCGAGCGGATCGTCCGCCAGCATGCCGACGATGGCGGCGAGATCCTCGCGGCGGGCACGGCGGATGGTGACTGATGATGGTGCGGTCATTGTCGTTCGTTCCGTTTCAACTCAGCGCGCCGGCGGCAGGCCGAGCACGTGCTCGGCGTCCGCGATCCAGCGGTTGATCACCGCATAGCGGTCGAGATCAAGGCCGCCTTCATGCGCAACGCGCGTGTAGGCGAGCAGCGAGACGTCGGCCAGCGAGAACGCGTCGCCGACGAGAAATCGGGTACCGCCGAGATGCCGCTCCAAGTGATCGAGCGCCACATAGCCGCGCTTCACCAGGTTCGGATCGAGGTCCGCGACAGCCTTGCCGAGATACACGATATGAAAGCGACAGACGGCCACATAGGGCTCGTGAGTGTTCTGCTCCCAGAACATCCACGCATCCATCTGCGCCGCGCGATAGGCATCTGCGGGGATCAGATCGCTGCCGCGCGCGAGATAACGGATGATCGCGTTGGACTGGGCCAGCGTGCGGCCGTCGTCCAGCTCCACCGTGGGCACCTGCCCCCAACCGTTCAGCTTGAGGAATTCCTCCGTCCGGCTGCCGCCCTTCATGGTATCGATCTCGATCCATGTGTAAGGCAGCGCCAGTTTGTCGCACACCCATTTCACCTTCAGGCAATTGCCCGAATTGGCGTCGCCGTAGATTTTCATCTGGTTGCGCTCCCTCGGCCCGATCCGCGGCGGCAAACACGACC
The DNA window shown above is from Bradyrhizobium sp. ISRA464 and carries:
- a CDS encoding GNAT family N-acetyltransferase; the protein is MTAPSSVTIRRARREDLAAIVGMLADDPLGSARERIEDPLPQSYYQAFERVDRDPNLQLVVAVDGDGTVVGCLQLAVLPGVSSQGGSRGLLEDVRVAKHCRSRGIGEQLVQWAVAEARAKGCMLVELLTHHTRVDAQRFYERLGFARSHVGMTIRF
- a CDS encoding glutathione S-transferase family protein — its product is MKIYGDANSGNCLKVKWVCDKLALPYTWIEIDTMKGGSRTEEFLKLNGWGQVPTVELDDGRTLAQSNAIIRYLARGSDLIPADAYRAAQMDAWMFWEQNTHEPYVAVCRFHIVYLGKAVADLDPNLVKRGYVALDHLERHLGGTRFLVGDAFSLADVSLLAYTRVAHEGGLDLDRYAVINRWIADAEHVLGLPPAR